One window of the Gammaproteobacteria bacterium genome contains the following:
- a CDS encoding site-specific integrase has product MARTKRSRRSYGAGEWGRNRVRIFPDPKTGNFQIEWRENGRRRSRSLGHRDWRRAKRQADEFAAGFAGPDLNGKAEAKPEPLTLGTLFDIYGEEVTPSKAQHTRARDRTATGMFLRFFGRDRDPATLSQRDWDRFIAARRAGRVGISGRPVSNRTIEWDLTFLMAVLNWATRSKDERGRPLLDRNPLKGLKKPKEKNPTRIVLTEEEYQALLKVSRQVDWRFHVALVLAHETGHRIGAIRKLRWSDVDFEGQAVRWRAKHEKTGYEHTTPVTDKALAALEEARAMSTGTDDGPVFPALPDVSRCVGRSPVGFWWTKAQELAALEPKRGRGWHSLRRKFASDLMNVPLKVLCDLGGWKNAKTVLQCYQRADEGQLRQALANRRVRA; this is encoded by the coding sequence ATGGCACGCACGAAACGAAGTCGGCGCTCGTACGGCGCTGGCGAATGGGGCCGCAACCGAGTCCGGATCTTCCCGGATCCGAAGACCGGCAACTTCCAGATTGAGTGGCGCGAGAACGGGCGCAGGCGAAGTCGGTCGCTGGGACACCGCGACTGGCGGCGCGCGAAACGGCAGGCGGACGAATTCGCCGCAGGGTTCGCAGGCCCGGACCTGAACGGCAAGGCGGAAGCCAAGCCCGAGCCGCTCACGCTGGGGACGCTTTTTGACATCTACGGCGAAGAGGTGACGCCATCCAAGGCCCAGCATACACGGGCGCGCGACAGAACCGCGACGGGGATGTTCCTCCGGTTCTTCGGCAGGGACCGTGACCCGGCGACGCTTTCGCAACGGGACTGGGACCGGTTTATCGCGGCGCGGCGCGCTGGCAGGGTCGGCATCTCGGGCAGGCCCGTGTCCAACCGGACCATCGAGTGGGACCTGACGTTCCTGATGGCGGTTCTCAACTGGGCCACGAGGTCGAAGGACGAGAGGGGCCGTCCGCTGCTCGACCGGAATCCGCTGAAGGGTCTCAAGAAGCCCAAGGAGAAGAACCCCACCCGGATCGTCCTCACCGAGGAGGAGTATCAGGCCCTGTTGAAGGTGTCTAGGCAGGTGGACTGGCGGTTCCATGTGGCGCTCGTGCTCGCACACGAAACGGGGCACCGCATCGGAGCCATCCGCAAACTCAGGTGGTCGGATGTCGATTTCGAGGGCCAAGCGGTTCGGTGGCGCGCGAAGCACGAGAAGACGGGATACGAGCACACCACGCCGGTGACCGATAAGGCGTTGGCCGCTTTGGAGGAGGCGCGCGCGATGAGCACCGGGACGGATGACGGGCCGGTGTTTCCCGCGCTGCCGGATGTCTCGCGGTGCGTGGGCCGGTCGCCGGTGGGCTTCTGGTGGACGAAGGCCCAGGAACTCGCGGCGCTGGAACCGAAGCGCGGTCGCGGCTGGCACTCGCTCAGGCGGAAGTTCGCCTCCGACCTCATGAACGTACCGCTCAAGGTGCTCTGCGACCTCGGCGGTTGGAAGAACGCCAAGACGGTTCTCCAGTGCTACCAGCGAGCGGACGAGGGACAGCTCAGGCAGGCGCTCGCGAACCGGAGAGTTCGGGCCTGA